A stretch of the Vagococcus xieshaowenii genome encodes the following:
- a CDS encoding amidohydrolase/deacetylase family metallohydrolase: MISKIINAEIVEEGIQGSEILIRDGYIVSELESDEIVDNIIDAQGHYVSSGFIDSHVHVFEHMALNGINADDIGIRMGVTDVIDAGSTGSSDFYEFNKVIETSQTNVHALINIAKKGLVANLHELRDMNDLSDREEIEETIAQYPNKIIGIKVRLSASVVGDNGVAPLVEAIKIASSLELPIMVHIGNPPPYLPDVFPLLRSGDIVTHAFHGKKDNTILTKEGDLIAEAKSAIDRGVLFDVGHGSASFGFEVFGRFIQKYGQYDFSTSTDLHVRNVDGPVYSLMITLSKLYSYNIPLNSLLKTVTSIPSKVFNMKNKGSLLPGNKADITIFSIDKHSITLQDSLGVERELFYLFNAQKTIINGEVVWENNG, from the coding sequence CTGAAATTCTTATTAGAGATGGTTATATTGTCAGTGAATTAGAGAGTGACGAAATAGTTGATAACATAATAGATGCTCAGGGTCATTATGTGTCTTCAGGGTTTATAGATAGTCATGTTCATGTCTTCGAACATATGGCGTTGAATGGGATTAATGCAGATGATATAGGAATTAGGATGGGAGTAACCGATGTTATTGATGCGGGTAGTACAGGAAGCAGTGATTTTTATGAGTTTAATAAAGTAATTGAAACTAGTCAGACGAATGTTCATGCGTTAATCAATATTGCCAAAAAGGGCTTAGTGGCTAATTTACATGAATTGAGGGATATGAATGATTTATCGGATAGAGAGGAAATAGAAGAGACGATAGCACAATATCCTAATAAAATTATTGGAATTAAAGTCCGGTTAAGTGCTTCTGTTGTGGGAGATAATGGTGTGGCACCATTAGTTGAAGCGATAAAAATTGCAAGTTCCCTAGAATTGCCTATTATGGTACATATTGGTAATCCACCACCCTATTTACCTGATGTATTCCCATTGCTACGTTCAGGAGATATTGTGACACATGCCTTTCATGGAAAAAAAGATAATACTATTTTGACTAAAGAGGGCGACTTGATAGCTGAGGCAAAGTCTGCAATCGATAGAGGCGTATTATTTGATGTAGGGCACGGTAGTGCAAGTTTTGGCTTTGAGGTATTTGGTCGTTTTATTCAGAAGTATGGACAGTATGATTTCAGTACAAGTACTGATTTACATGTGAGAAATGTCGATGGCCCCGTTTATTCGTTAATGATTACTTTATCTAAGTTATATTCTTATAATATTCCATTGAACTCTCTGCTTAAAACGGTCACTAGCATACCTAGTAAAGTTTTTAATATGAAAAATAAAGGCAGTTTATTACCAGGTAACAAAGCAGATATAACTATTTTTTCAATAGACAAACATAGTATTACCTTACAGGATAGTTTAGGTGTTGAACGTGAGTTATTTTATTTGTTTAATGCACAAAAAACCATAATCAATGGAGAAGTTGTTTGGGAAAATAATGGATGA
- a CDS encoding ATP-dependent Clp protease ATP-binding subunit translates to MLELTEKARRVLVIAQEEAKRFRHQSVGSEHLLLGLVIEQEGVAGSILRSYDIQVEDVKREIDSLTGFNTSRYGKVVDYLPYSPRTSQIITFAQDEAVRLRSPKVGTEHILLGILRDEEILASRILRNFGMDLAKTRQTVLKKIGAMESKGLKGKRSGGMSEQTLDSKTPTLDALARDLTALAREGMLDPVLGREKEVKRLIQILSRRTKNNPVLVGEPGVGKTAIAEGLAQKIINGEVPEDMQMKRLMMLDMGAVVAGTKYRGEFEERMKQLVTEIYADGNVILFIDELHTLIGAGGAEGAIDASNILKPALARGEIQTIGATTLEEYQKYIEKDSAFERRFAKIQVDEPTPEEALEILKGIRSKYEEHHQVAITDEALEEAVNLSVRYISGRQLPDKAIDLIDESAAKVRLNTTAKVTPLVKAINKLASIREAKDGAILEQNFEEASKLRKQEKRQEEKIAKLQEEQANKVNQYQKSVSALDIEEVISQWTGIPLQQLEKKESERLLGLEQELHKRVVGQDEAVVAVSKAIRRARSGLKDPKRPIGSFMFLGPTGVGKTELAKALADAMFGTEDALIRVDMSEFMEKHSTSRLIGSPPGYVGYDEGGQLTEKIRQKPYSVILFDEVEKAHPDIFNVLLQVLDDGHLTDTKGRKVDFRNTIIIMTSNIGATALKEEKSVGFNAADLSKDHQAMSGRMMEELKKAFRPEFINRIDETIVFRSLNKKELRQIVKIMSQSLVTRLSEQTIQLKFTATALDLVGEAGFDPEYGARPLKRALQTKVEDRLSEELLAGKIAMGDKVTVGASKGEITISVKDKEALKEKVKTK, encoded by the coding sequence ATGCTAGAATTGACAGAAAAAGCGCGCCGAGTATTAGTGATTGCGCAAGAAGAAGCCAAACGTTTCCGCCATCAATCCGTAGGTTCAGAACATTTATTACTAGGTTTAGTAATCGAACAAGAAGGCGTTGCAGGCTCGATATTAAGAAGTTATGACATTCAAGTAGAAGATGTAAAAAGAGAAATTGACTCATTAACAGGCTTTAATACAAGTCGATATGGAAAAGTTGTGGATTATTTACCATACTCTCCAAGAACAAGCCAAATTATAACCTTTGCGCAAGATGAAGCGGTAAGATTGCGTTCGCCTAAAGTGGGGACAGAGCACATCTTATTAGGGATTTTACGTGATGAAGAGATATTAGCCTCACGTATATTGCGTAATTTTGGCATGGATTTAGCCAAAACACGCCAAACAGTTTTAAAAAAGATTGGTGCAATGGAAAGTAAAGGATTAAAAGGAAAACGATCAGGTGGTATGAGCGAGCAAACTCTAGATTCTAAAACGCCAACATTGGACGCATTAGCGCGTGATTTAACCGCACTAGCAAGAGAAGGGATGCTTGACCCTGTCTTAGGTCGTGAAAAAGAAGTGAAGCGACTAATCCAAATTTTAAGTCGACGTACGAAAAATAACCCTGTTTTGGTAGGGGAACCCGGTGTAGGTAAAACAGCTATTGCTGAAGGACTTGCCCAAAAGATTATTAATGGTGAAGTACCTGAAGATATGCAAATGAAACGTTTGATGATGCTTGATATGGGCGCGGTAGTGGCAGGAACAAAATACCGTGGTGAATTTGAAGAACGTATGAAGCAATTGGTGACAGAAATTTATGCTGATGGCAATGTGATTTTATTTATCGATGAATTACATACGTTAATTGGTGCGGGTGGAGCAGAAGGTGCTATTGATGCCTCTAATATTTTAAAACCAGCCTTAGCACGTGGTGAAATTCAAACAATTGGGGCAACTACTCTAGAAGAATATCAAAAATATATCGAAAAAGATTCAGCTTTTGAACGACGTTTTGCAAAAATCCAAGTAGATGAGCCAACGCCTGAAGAAGCCTTAGAAATATTAAAAGGAATTCGTTCTAAGTATGAAGAACATCATCAAGTCGCTATTACAGACGAAGCGTTAGAAGAAGCGGTTAATTTATCGGTCCGCTATATTAGTGGTCGTCAGTTACCTGATAAAGCGATTGATTTAATCGACGAAAGTGCTGCAAAAGTCCGCTTAAATACTACGGCCAAAGTTACACCACTTGTTAAAGCTATCAATAAATTAGCGAGTATTCGTGAAGCTAAAGACGGCGCTATTTTAGAGCAAAATTTTGAAGAAGCTTCTAAACTTCGCAAACAAGAAAAGCGTCAAGAAGAAAAAATCGCTAAACTACAAGAAGAACAAGCTAATAAGGTAAATCAGTATCAAAAATCAGTTTCAGCGCTAGATATTGAGGAAGTTATTTCTCAATGGACAGGTATTCCGTTACAACAGCTAGAGAAAAAAGAAAGCGAACGTTTATTAGGTCTTGAACAAGAATTACACAAACGTGTTGTAGGACAAGATGAAGCAGTAGTTGCTGTATCAAAGGCTATTCGACGTGCGCGTAGTGGTTTGAAAGATCCAAAACGTCCAATTGGTTCGTTCATGTTCTTAGGACCAACAGGTGTAGGTAAGACGGAATTAGCAAAAGCCTTGGCAGATGCTATGTTTGGAACAGAAGATGCTTTAATTCGTGTCGATATGTCAGAATTTATGGAGAAACATTCAACAAGTCGTTTGATTGGTTCACCTCCTGGCTATGTGGGATATGATGAAGGTGGTCAATTAACAGAAAAAATCCGTCAAAAACCTTATTCAGTAATTTTATTTGACGAAGTAGAAAAAGCACATCCGGATATATTTAATGTCTTACTACAAGTGTTAGATGACGGTCACTTAACAGATACGAAAGGTCGTAAAGTCGATTTCCGTAATACGATTATTATTATGACGTCCAATATTGGTGCAACAGCCTTGAAAGAAGAAAAATCAGTTGGATTCAATGCGGCAGATTTAAGTAAAGACCATCAAGCCATGTCAGGACGTATGATGGAAGAGTTGAAAAAAGCTTTCCGACCAGAATTTATTAACCGTATAGATGAAACGATTGTCTTCCGTTCGTTAAACAAAAAAGAATTAAGACAGATTGTGAAAATTATGTCACAATCACTTGTGACACGATTATCAGAACAAACTATTCAATTGAAATTTACTGCAACAGCTTTAGATTTGGTTGGTGAAGCAGGGTTTGACCCAGAGTACGGTGCGCGACCATTAAAACGTGCCTTACAAACAAAGGTTGAAGACCGCTTGAGTGAAGAACTCTTAGCAGGTAAGATTGCGATGGGAGATAAGGTAACCGTTGGTGCAAGTAAAGGTGAAATCACTATTTCGGTTAAAGATAAAGAAGCATTAAAAGAGAAAGTTAAAACAAAATAA
- a CDS encoding (deoxy)nucleoside triphosphate pyrophosphohydrolase, producing MKKQINVVGAILMNDGKILCAQRSENMSLSLMWEFPGGKIEEGETPQMALKRELNEELLINVEVSPDIFETTTYEYDFGIVTLTTFICQLINGTPQLTEHAAIKWLKRNELETLNWAPADIPAVKKLALD from the coding sequence ATGAAAAAACAAATCAATGTGGTCGGCGCTATTTTAATGAACGATGGTAAAATACTCTGTGCTCAGCGTAGCGAAAATATGTCGCTTAGCCTAATGTGGGAATTCCCAGGAGGTAAGATTGAAGAAGGTGAAACGCCGCAAATGGCGTTAAAAAGAGAACTAAACGAAGAATTATTAATCAATGTAGAGGTATCTCCAGATATCTTCGAAACAACGACTTACGAATATGATTTTGGTATTGTTACATTAACAACATTTATTTGTCAGTTAATTAACGGAACGCCTCAATTGACAGAGCACGCGGCGATTAAGTGGTTGAAACGCAATGAATTAGAAACGTTAAACTGGGCCCCAGCTGATATTCCCGCGGTAAAAAAATTAGCTCTTGATTAA
- a CDS encoding CtsR family transcriptional regulator encodes MNNQNMSDLIEAYLKTILQEEEVVEIRRVEMASQFSCVPSQINYVIKTRFTLAQGYMVESKRGGGGYIRIQRVQLGHNEDYLCYISDLIEERLTYSEANAVIEQLFQQNLLTKSETQLLLSIISYEVIGKHNEQEDYIRSNIIKAVIDRLRYEEKG; translated from the coding sequence ATGAATAATCAGAATATGTCAGATTTGATCGAAGCGTATTTAAAAACAATTTTGCAAGAAGAAGAAGTTGTAGAAATTCGTCGAGTTGAGATGGCTTCACAGTTTAGTTGTGTTCCTTCACAGATTAATTATGTCATTAAAACGCGTTTTACATTGGCACAAGGTTATATGGTTGAAAGTAAGCGTGGTGGCGGTGGCTATATTCGAATACAAAGGGTACAATTAGGGCATAATGAAGACTATTTGTGCTATATAAGTGATTTAATTGAAGAAAGATTAACTTATAGTGAAGCAAACGCTGTGATTGAACAACTTTTTCAGCAAAACTTATTAACGAAAAGTGAAACACAATTATTGTTATCAATCATCAGTTATGAAGTTATCGGCAAGCACAATGAACAGGAAGACTATATTAGAAGTAATATAATCAAAGCCGTCATTGATCGCTTACGTTATGAAGAAAAGGGGTAA
- a CDS encoding DEAD/DEAH box helicase produces MEILERSLKKAFIDKTIPGSSYDPEVIINQPVNHTFLLNTLQNELNHCEDFFFSIAFITKDGLDAIKAQLADLNNQGRHGRLLTSTYLSFNQPKVFEDLLNIPNLEVRLSDKKGFHAKGYLFDKGTSHSLIIGSSNLTLSALKLNYEWNVKLTSYEHGEIIHQIKHHMEAEWQAATLLSPQWIDAYAANYVRPIFEPNEFVETITEHQTTYIAPNNMQRQALENLQQLRQEGHHKGLIISATGTGKTFLAAFDVLHYKPKKMLFIVHREQILHKAKESFQRIIGGPDDDYGIFSGNLRETNATYLFATIQAISKPENQQLFSEDYFDYILIDEVHRAGAQSYLTTLDYFKPNFLLGMTATPERTDHVNIFELFDYNIAYEIRLQDALEENMLCPFHYFGVTDYEKDGLTIHESVDFNYLIADERVDFLLEKIKYYGCSNNQPKGLIFCSSVKESEELAVLFNKRNIPSAYLSGQHSISERERVIAELEQGDLHYIFTVDIFNEGIDIPMINQVIMLRNTLSNIIFIQQLGRGLRKYPDKDYVTIIDFIGNYQNNYLIPMALSGDTSLNKNNLRKDTYDTHYISGLSVINFEHIAKERIFESIDKVKIDSLAMLRQPYQTLKKRLNRIPTLWDFHQHNLVDPIVIATKEKNYYQFLKKMKEDIPRLSALEETYLNFVSDELLLGLRLNELIVIQDILKHQTMSYTTEELIELFKTNELNHDINTINATLNTLSLNFYTGGDKKRFEPAAIIDLNAQVTPTFKQVMNNPYFLAHLNDLLKVAIVNYQTRITTIPFTLYQKYRRRDTLRLLNWDKQMVNQNIGGYVYNETDFIIFVTLEKGDDFRGSLVAYEDGFVDNQTVQWFTKAPRTINSPEVRYLKEHGQTSNIHFFIKKADDHGSDFYYLGKVKPDVNSIEQVTRATSEGETKSLVKMLLHLEEPVELSLFDFLTK; encoded by the coding sequence ATGGAAATTTTAGAACGCTCGCTAAAAAAGGCTTTTATCGACAAGACAATTCCCGGATCTTCCTATGATCCTGAAGTCATTATTAATCAACCGGTTAATCATACTTTTCTATTAAATACACTACAAAATGAATTAAACCATTGCGAAGATTTCTTTTTCTCCATTGCTTTTATAACAAAAGATGGATTAGATGCTATTAAAGCACAGTTAGCGGATTTAAATAATCAGGGACGACACGGGCGACTATTGACGTCCACTTACCTATCGTTTAACCAACCGAAAGTTTTTGAAGATTTACTAAATATTCCTAACTTAGAGGTTAGACTTTCAGATAAAAAAGGGTTTCATGCCAAAGGTTATTTGTTTGATAAGGGAACTTCTCATTCATTAATTATCGGCAGTTCTAACTTAACGTTAAGTGCCCTAAAGTTAAACTATGAATGGAATGTTAAGTTAACGTCCTATGAACATGGAGAAATTATCCACCAAATAAAGCATCATATGGAAGCAGAATGGCAAGCAGCCACACTATTATCACCACAATGGATTGATGCTTACGCTGCTAACTATGTACGGCCTATCTTTGAACCAAACGAGTTCGTAGAAACTATCACTGAACATCAAACGACTTACATCGCACCTAATAACATGCAACGACAGGCCCTTGAAAATTTACAACAACTACGCCAAGAAGGTCATCATAAAGGCTTAATTATTTCGGCAACAGGAACTGGTAAAACATTCTTAGCTGCTTTTGATGTCCTTCATTACAAACCGAAAAAAATGCTTTTTATCGTCCATAGAGAACAAATTCTTCATAAAGCAAAAGAATCTTTCCAGCGAATTATTGGTGGACCAGATGACGACTATGGTATCTTTTCAGGTAACTTACGAGAAACAAACGCCACCTATCTCTTTGCAACGATTCAAGCCATTTCAAAACCTGAGAACCAACAACTTTTTTCTGAAGATTACTTTGATTATATTTTAATTGATGAAGTTCATAGAGCAGGCGCTCAGTCATATTTAACTACCTTAGACTACTTTAAACCTAACTTCTTATTAGGTATGACAGCTACACCAGAACGAACTGACCATGTAAATATTTTTGAATTATTTGATTACAATATTGCTTATGAAATTCGCCTGCAAGATGCTTTAGAAGAAAACATGCTCTGCCCTTTCCATTACTTTGGTGTAACCGATTATGAAAAAGATGGCCTAACAATACATGAGAGTGTTGACTTCAACTATTTAATTGCCGATGAACGGGTCGATTTTTTATTAGAAAAAATCAAGTATTATGGCTGTAGCAATAACCAACCAAAAGGACTTATCTTCTGTTCTTCTGTTAAAGAATCCGAAGAATTAGCCGTATTATTTAATAAACGAAATATTCCTTCAGCCTATCTATCAGGACAACACTCTATAAGCGAACGAGAACGTGTGATAGCTGAATTAGAACAGGGCGACTTACACTATATTTTTACCGTTGATATTTTTAATGAGGGCATTGATATCCCTATGATTAACCAGGTCATCATGCTTAGAAACACCCTATCAAACATTATCTTTATCCAACAATTAGGACGTGGTCTTCGAAAATATCCCGATAAAGATTATGTAACAATCATCGATTTTATCGGTAATTACCAAAATAATTATTTAATTCCGATGGCCTTGTCGGGTGATACGTCATTAAATAAAAACAATTTAAGAAAAGACACTTATGATACCCACTATATTTCAGGTTTATCTGTGATAAACTTCGAACACATTGCGAAAGAACGAATTTTTGAATCGATTGATAAAGTAAAAATCGATAGCCTAGCTATGTTACGCCAACCCTATCAAACACTAAAAAAACGACTAAATCGGATTCCAACTTTATGGGATTTTCATCAACATAACCTCGTCGATCCCATCGTTATCGCAACAAAAGAAAAAAATTATTACCAATTCTTAAAGAAAATGAAAGAAGACATTCCTAGACTTTCTGCTCTAGAAGAAACTTACTTAAATTTTGTCTCTGATGAATTACTATTAGGCTTGCGATTAAATGAACTAATTGTCATCCAAGATATCCTGAAACATCAAACAATGAGTTACACAACCGAAGAACTGATAGAACTTTTTAAAACTAATGAGCTTAATCATGATATAAACACAATAAACGCTACTTTAAATACTTTATCACTCAATTTTTATACAGGTGGTGACAAAAAACGATTTGAGCCGGCTGCTATTATTGATTTGAACGCTCAAGTAACACCCACTTTTAAGCAAGTGATGAACAATCCTTATTTTCTCGCACACTTGAACGATCTTCTTAAAGTAGCCATTGTCAATTATCAGACACGGATTACCACTATTCCTTTTACGTTGTACCAAAAATATCGTCGACGTGATACTTTACGATTATTAAATTGGGATAAACAAATGGTAAACCAAAACATCGGTGGATATGTCTATAATGAGACTGATTTTATTATTTTTGTCACACTTGAAAAAGGTGATGACTTCCGAGGCTCGCTCGTTGCTTATGAAGATGGCTTCGTTGATAACCAAACAGTCCAGTGGTTTACGAAAGCCCCTCGTACGATAAATAGTCCTGAAGTCCGTTATTTAAAAGAACATGGACAAACATCTAATATCCACTTCTTTATCAAAAAAGCCGATGACCATGGTTCTGACTTCTACTATCTAGGAAAAGTTAAGCCAGATGTTAACTCAATCGAACAAGTCACCCGGGCCACATCAGAAGGCGAAACAAAATCATTAGTGAAAATGTTGTTACACTTAGAAGAACCTGTTGAACTATCGTTATTTGATTTTTTGACGAAATAA